One Thermococcus kodakarensis KOD1 genomic window carries:
- a CDS encoding SPASM domain-containing protein — protein MERVESIATPISMTNKVKNVIIGKPPWSNKKHRGKIERLILQLGAGKGKFSEVTGIPRSIGCIGNNRFILRREPLSLEEFKRAILEFRKMGGKELWLTNYDSIEPLMALANFASEIEIPEVYAVVRFEDIPKITPAEEIRFIAEIKYPDVGPEELSGYPWLHGVLAVVDPDYLEDVTRESFPGELYVDVLYPGSVKKISFNTIEVRRILNPTTEEYHDCLAGTVAVTADGYVLPCPLLRNYIVGDLKKESLRKVTRRKRLRAFWRMTKDNIPACSSCPFKYICHDCRALEYQATGEIDGLEYCPLILMRL, from the coding sequence AAGTCAAGAACGTAATCATTGGCAAACCTCCATGGAGCAATAAGAAGCACAGGGGGAAGATAGAGAGGCTCATCCTCCAACTTGGCGCAGGAAAGGGAAAATTTTCAGAGGTTACCGGAATTCCGAGGTCAATTGGGTGCATAGGAAACAACCGGTTCATCCTCAGAAGGGAGCCTTTGAGCCTGGAGGAATTCAAAAGGGCTATACTCGAGTTCAGGAAAATGGGCGGTAAGGAGCTCTGGCTAACCAACTACGATAGCATTGAACCTCTGATGGCGCTGGCTAACTTTGCATCTGAAATAGAAATCCCTGAAGTTTATGCGGTTGTTAGGTTCGAAGACATTCCAAAGATTACGCCAGCAGAAGAGATTCGCTTCATAGCCGAGATAAAGTACCCTGACGTCGGACCAGAGGAACTGTCCGGCTATCCATGGCTTCACGGAGTTCTGGCTGTTGTGGATCCAGACTACCTAGAGGATGTTACAAGAGAGAGCTTTCCAGGGGAGCTATACGTGGACGTATTATATCCAGGTTCCGTTAAAAAAATCAGCTTTAACACCATAGAAGTCAGACGCATACTGAACCCGACCACGGAGGAGTACCACGACTGTCTCGCTGGAACAGTCGCGGTTACGGCCGATGGCTACGTACTGCCATGTCCATTACTCAGAAACTACATCGTTGGCGATCTGAAAAAAGAGAGCCTCAGGAAGGTAACCCGCAGAAAACGCCTCAGGGCCTTCTGGAGAATGACCAAGGATAACATACCCGCATGTTCCAGCTGCCCATTCAAGTACATCTGCCATGACTGTAGAGCACTTGAGTATCAAGCTACTGGTGAAATAGACGGACTTGAGTACTGCCCACTCATCCTAATGAGGCTTTAA